One region of Bdellovibrio bacteriovorus genomic DNA includes:
- a CDS encoding S41 family peptidase, giving the protein MQSIKRYWKTYILGFVLLLTIFIMAETGFQVRAFAQERYADLQNFSKVLNLIQQYYVEPVDTKKLVYGAIKGMLRELDPHTNFMSPDIFKDFETETSGEFGGLGIEISIQNGVLTIISPIEDAPAWEAGIKAGDKVIAVDGHSTKGVSLVEASQLMRGKRGSKVILRVVREGEEKPRDITVTRGSVKIKSVKYTDLGDGFAYVKITSFIENTAKDLQKAIEKHMKENNGNTAGLLIDLRRNPGGLLDQAVKVSDMFLKEGTIVSTIGRNKNDKEVAVATRRGQYTNFPVVILVNEYTASASEIVSGALQDNKRALIVGQRTFGKGSVQSVIKLGDGSGLKLTVARYYTPSGVSIQAEGIHPDIEIDDVDPEAFSKAVVKSQTTREGDIAGHLKGDREKAAEKLDTKQGTEEGALAWWKDVGSKKEEKLSPREALFKRDYQAYQAFSYLKAWGTLKALTR; this is encoded by the coding sequence ATGCAATCGATTAAACGTTACTGGAAAACCTACATCCTCGGATTCGTTCTTTTATTAACAATTTTTATTATGGCTGAAACGGGTTTTCAGGTTCGCGCATTCGCTCAAGAGCGTTATGCGGATTTGCAAAACTTTTCGAAAGTTTTAAATCTTATTCAGCAATATTACGTAGAGCCGGTAGACACTAAAAAATTAGTCTATGGGGCTATTAAAGGGATGTTGCGTGAACTTGATCCTCACACGAACTTCATGTCTCCTGACATCTTTAAAGATTTTGAAACTGAGACAAGCGGCGAGTTTGGCGGACTGGGAATTGAAATTTCCATTCAAAATGGTGTCTTAACTATCATCTCTCCAATTGAAGATGCGCCTGCGTGGGAAGCCGGAATCAAAGCCGGAGATAAAGTGATTGCAGTCGATGGACATAGCACGAAAGGTGTCAGCTTAGTTGAAGCCTCGCAATTGATGCGTGGAAAACGTGGTAGCAAAGTCATTCTTCGTGTCGTGCGTGAAGGTGAAGAAAAACCTCGCGATATCACGGTGACTCGTGGAAGTGTAAAAATCAAATCTGTGAAATACACGGACTTGGGCGATGGATTTGCTTACGTGAAAATCACAAGCTTTATAGAAAATACGGCGAAGGATTTACAAAAAGCGATTGAAAAACACATGAAAGAAAATAACGGTAATACCGCGGGACTTCTGATTGATTTACGTAGAAATCCGGGTGGATTGTTGGATCAAGCGGTGAAAGTCAGCGATATGTTCTTAAAAGAAGGAACTATCGTAAGCACCATTGGTCGCAACAAAAATGACAAAGAAGTTGCGGTGGCGACTCGTCGTGGTCAGTACACGAACTTCCCCGTTGTGATTTTAGTCAATGAGTACACGGCAAGTGCTAGTGAAATCGTTTCCGGCGCGCTTCAAGATAACAAACGTGCCTTGATTGTTGGTCAAAGAACTTTCGGAAAGGGCTCTGTTCAGTCTGTTATTAAATTAGGTGATGGCAGTGGTTTGAAATTAACGGTGGCTCGTTACTACACTCCAAGTGGCGTTTCGATCCAAGCAGAAGGAATCCATCCTGATATCGAGATTGATGACGTGGATCCCGAAGCATTCTCTAAAGCCGTCGTAAAATCGCAAACAACTCGCGAAGGTGACATCGCTGGGCACTTAAAAGGCGACCGCGAAAAAGCCGCAGAGAAACTTGACACAAAACAAGGAACTGAAGAAGGCGCCCTTGCTTGGTGGAAAGATGTGGGTTCTAAGAAGGAAGAAAAGCTTTCTCCGCGCGAAGCATTATTTAAGCGAGATTATCAGGCATATCAGGCATTTAGCTATCTTAAGGCATGGGGTACTCTGAAGGCCTTGACGCGCTAG